GAACTGAGGTGTAGAAATGGCACAGAGAATTTTAATAGTTGATGACGAAGAATCCATTGTGACTCTACTTAAATATAATATTGAGCAGTCTGGATTTGAAACAGAGGTTGCTTATACTGGACGCGAGGCATTGGACCAGGCTAATGAACAATCCTTTGACCTTATTGTGCTAGATGTAATGCTTCCGGAAATGGACGGGATGGAAGTGTGTAAGCAATTGCGCCAGAAGCAGGTTGATACACCAATCTTAATGTTGACTGCGAAAGACGATGAGTTTGATAAGGTGCTCGGTTTAGAATTAGGTGCAGACGATTACTTAACCAAGCCGTTTAGCCCAAGAGAAGTTGTAGCACGCATTAAGGCAATCCTTCGTCGCAGCATCGCCCGTGTCAACGAAACAAAAGACGACATGGAAGAAATCGCGTTGGGCGACTTAAAGATCTATCCTGAACAATACGAAGCAACCATTAAAGGGCAAGGACTTGAATTTACGCCGAAAGAGTTCGAACTGCTCCTCTACCTAACGAAGAACAAGGGCCGAGTATTGTCGCGTGATCAATTGCTAAGTGCCGTATGGAATTATGATTTCGTAGGGGATACGCGAATTGTGGATGTTCACATTAGCCACCTTCGTGAAAAGATTGAGCCAGATACGAAGAAGCCGGTATACATTAAAACGATACGCGGTTTAGGGTATAAGATGGAGGATCCAACGAGAGATGCGTAATACATACTCCCGCCCATTCTTAACGTATTCCATTTTAGCAATTTTGCTCATGCTAGGACTCGGTTTGATACTTGGTCAGTTGACGAGGAATTTTGTCGTGGATGTGATTGAAGAACGGGTTGAGGATGAAGCCGTTTTCCTCTCCAACACCCTTGAAGGGCAATCGGATCTTCGAGATTTGGATGGGTTGAGCAGAGATTTAGATCTTGGACTGGCGTTTATATCTAGCTCTGGAGAAATACTTCATAATTCAGCGAGCGAGAAGCTTGAGTTAACAGATGTAGAAGATGAGCATTTTAAGGCTTACATGAATGAAATCGAGAATGGTGACCATCGAAATAAGCAAGGTACCATTAAGGAGAATTTGTTTTTTTACCCGTTCGAAATTAACTCTCCTCAGCTAGAAGGTTCTTTAATCGTTGTTGTAACGATCGATTCGCTATCCAATATTACGAGCAATATTTGGTTGTTAATTGCTGCGACGCTTCTTATCGCAATCGTGGTCATGGTCATCCTTGGTAAGAATATCTTCGAGAAATACGTTAAACCGATTCGTTCTGCTTCTCGCGTTGCGAACGAATTGGCCGAAGGGAATTATCGAGCGCGAACTTACGAAGGGCACTTCGGAGAAGCGGCTCAGTTGACCCATTCCATTAACGTACTTGCCCGTAATCTACAAGAAATGACGATGCAACAGGAGATGCAGCAAGACCGATTAGAAGCGGTAATTAATAATATGGGGAGCGGCTTAATGCTGATTGATGAGAAAGGGTACATCAATCTTGTGAACCGTGCATTTCTAGAGAGTTTCGGTGGCGGGAAATTTGATTATCTAGGGTTCCTTTATTATGAGGCGGTTGACCAAGAAGAAATTCATAAATCAGTTAAATCCGTATTCATGACAGAAGACCGTGTACGAGAGTCCTTTATCCTTCCTCTGCAAATTGAGAGAAGGTTTATGGAAGTTGTCGGAGCTCCTATCTTTAGCGAAGGAAAGGAATGGAAAGGCGTTGTACTTGTCTTCCATGACATTACGGAGTTAAAGAATTTAGAGCAAATGCGTAAAGACTTCGTGGCCAACGTATCTCACGAATTAAAGACCCCAATTACATCCATTCGTGGTTTCTCAGAGACGCTACTTGAAGGTGCAATGGATGATGCGGGACTGCGTGAGCAATTCCTCTCTATTATACTGAAGGAAAGTCAGCGACTCCAATCACTGATTACAGACCTGTTGGAACTATCCAAGCTTGAGAAAGAAGAATTCCAACTTCAGCTTGAACAAGTTCAAATTAAGGAATTGATTGAAGATATTGTGCCAATCGTTCTGCACCAAGCTCAAGAGAAAGGCGTTTCCTTAGAAACAGACCTCACTGTGAACCCGGTGATTGAGGGTGATTCAGCACGTTTGAAACAAGTCATCATCAACTTGATTACAAATGCCATTAACTATACACAACAAAGTGGTTCTGTGTATGTCCACTTAAGTGAGTTACAGCATGAAATCAAGATTGCTGTAACGGATACAGGAGTTGGAATCCCTGAAGAGGACATTCCAAGAATCTTCGAGAGGTTCTATCGTGTAGACAAGGCTAGAAGTCGTAATTCTGGTGGTACTGGGTTAGGGCTTGCCATCGTGAAACACATCGTTGAAGCTCACCAAGGTCGTATTGAGGTAGAAAGTGTTTATGAAGAAGGTACGACATTCTACATTTATCTTCCAAAAAGTTTACTAAAAGTTAACAAACAGTTTAATTAGGTTTTATATTGTCTTGGTAAATTTACTATGAAACCCTTTCATCCAAGGTGTTTTCTTTTTTTGACGGAAGCCCATCCCGCTTCCGTTACTTACCTTGAGTCCAGTGCACATTTGTGCACTGGCTTTTTTATTTATGGTGGGATATTTTTGAAACTATTCTGCTCGATCGTCCGTACCTAGTACTACACAAGTAATAGGGGGAGAGACGATGACGCTTAAGCAAATTTATATGTATATGGGGCTGTTAGTAGGCATCATCTTGTTAGGGGTCGTTGCGATTACGAGTTGGTATACCGTAGATGAGTCTGAACAAGCAGTTATTCTTACATTTGGAGAGGCTGAAGAGAGCATTACCCAACCTGGTCTTCACTTTAAAATGCCGTGGCCTGTTCAATCTGTAGAGAAATTATCGAAAGAAACCTTTAGTCTAGACTTTGGATTCAGTGATGAAGATGGTGAAAAAGCCAACGAAGTTAAGATGATTACAGGAGACGATTACATTGTGATGGCTGATTTAGTCGTTCAATGGAAGATAACGGAACCAAATAAATACTTATTCAATGCAACAAATCCTGAACATATTCTGAACAATGCGACCTCCGCTTCCTTAAGAGGAGTAATTGGGAGTTCTGAGATTGATGAAGCGTTAACGAACGGAAAAGCAGATATTGAAAATCGAGTCCGAGAGAATTTGATTGGGTTAATTGAAACGTATGATATCGGCATCTCTGTTCTCGATGTGAAATTGCAAGAGGTAGACCTACCAAATGAAGACGTAAGAAAAGCCTTTACGAAGGTTACAGATGCGAAGGAAACGAAAAATACAAAGCAAAATGAAGCAGAAAAATATAAAAACCAACAGACTGAAGAAGCGTTAGGAGAGAAAGATGCAATTATCTCTCGAGCTGAAGGGGATAAAGTGGAGCGAATCGAGAAAGCCAAAGGGGACGTAGCTCAGTTCAACGCCTTGTACTCTGAATACGAGCAAAATAAAGAAGTTACAAGAGATCGTCTCATTATTGAAACGTTAGAAGATGTCCTTCCACAGGCGAAAATTTATATTATGAATGATGACGGCAATACGATGAAGTATCTACCGCTTGACCCAGCCAATACGAAGAAAGAAGTGGTTCCACCTAAAGAAGAACAAAATCAAGCGGAGGAAGGAGAATCTTCTAATGAGTGATGAGACGTTTCAAGAGGCGAATCAAAGCAATTCACAGATGGCAAGGCGCTTTATCAAGATTGGCTTAGGGGTGCTCGCGCTCGTCTTATTGTTAGTCGTGTTGTTTAACAGCTTTCTGATTGTCAAAGAAGGAGAATACAAAGTCATTCGTCAATTTGGTGAAGTTGTGCGGGTGGAAGACGACCCAGGCCTTAAGTTTAAAATCCCTCTCTTACAAACGGTAACGACCCTTTCGAATAAGCGGATGGTTTACGATGTGACTGAGAAAGAAATCAACTCCCTTGATAAGAAACGAATGATTATTGATAACTATTCAGTATGGGAAATCACCGACCCTGTCCAAATGATTAACAACGCTCGTACGGTTGTAAACGCTGAAACGAGGATGGGTGAATTTATCTTCTCTGTTGTACGATCTGAATTAGGTCAGATGAATCGTTCGGAGATTATTAATGAGGAAGAATCATCAAGAGGACATCTAAATGAACAGGTGACAAAACGTGTGAACGAATTGCTTGAACGAGACCAGTATGGAATCAGGGTCGTAGATGTACGAATTAAGCGCACAGATTTACCTGATGAGAACGAAGCAGCAGTCTACAATCGAATGATTTCAGAACGTGAATCGAAAGCTCAAGAATATCTCTCTCAAGGTGATGCAGATAAGAAGCGGATCACCGCTGAAACAGATAAGAATGTAAAAGAGATGTTAGCCAAAGCCAATAAGGAAGCTTCAGAAATCCGGGCTGAAGGAGAACGTGAGGCAGCGCAAATCTATAACGATGCCTTCTCTAAAGATGCGGATTTCTATCAGTTGTATCGCACCTTAGACTCTTATAAGAAGACCATTAATGAAGAAACCACGATTATATTGCCACAAGATTCTCCATATGCTGAAATGCTAACTGGCTATTTCAATTAAGGAAAGATGGGCGTCTTTTTTCTTCTGCTACGGAACGTGGTAGAATAGAGGAAAATGACGCCTGTTTTTTTTATTTCTATAGCAACTAAAGGAGTGCCCACTATGACCAATAAACTTGTATTATTAGACGGTAATAGCATTGCCTATCGTGCGTTCTTTGCATTGCCATTGCTTAGTAACGATAAAGGCATACATACAAACGCAGTATATGGATTTACAACGATGCTGCTTAAAATTCTAGAGGACGAGCAGCCAAGTCATCTTCTTGTCGCCTTTGACGCGGGGAAGACAACCTTCCGTCATAAAACGTATGAAGAGTACAAAGGTGGACGTGAGAAGACGCCTTCTGAGTTATCCGAGCAATTCCCAGTCATTCGCGAATTGTTAGATCATTTCGGGATCCGTCATTACGAGCTTCCACAGTATGAAGCAGATGACATTATCGGAACACTAGCACGTCAAGCTGAGCAAGAAGGCTTTGACGTGAAAGTCATAAGTGGAGATCGTGATTTGCTCCAATTAGTATCAGAACGAGTATCCGTAGCCATGACGAAGAAGGGAATTACGAACATCGAGACGTATACGCCTTCCTTTATGGAAGAGAAGGTGGGAGTACGAACCGATCAATTTATTGATTTGAAGGCACTCATGGGGGATAGTTCAGACAATATCCCAGGTGTACCGGGAGTTGGGGAGAAGACAGCAGTAAAGCTATTAACTCAATTTGGCAATCTCGATAGCATATACGACAACTTGGACCAAGTTAGTGGGAAGAAGTTGAAAGAGAAGCTAGAAACGAATAAAGAGGAAGCGTATATGAGTCAGCAACTTGTAACGATTGAAGTTGCAGCCCCTATTGAGGTCGGGCTAGCTGATGTGAATTATGATGGCTATGACACGACTGAGGTATCTCGATACTTTAAAGAACTAGGATTCCAGTCTTTAATGGGACGGATTACAGGTGAAGAGGTGGAAGAAGCTACTCCTGAAGATCTTCCTGAGCTACATTTCACCATTCTTGAAGAAGTTAAAGAGGAGCATCTTGGACAACCAGCAGCACTAGTAGTTGAGATGTTAGGTGAGAATTATCATACTGCTGAAGTTGAAGGAATTGGGCTTGTTCATGAAGCAGGAGCGTACTTTATTCCAACTTCTGTCGCAATGGAATCAGAACTCTTCAAGAGTTGGTTAGAGGATTCACAACAAGAGAAATATGTATTTGATTCAAAGAAAACATATGTTGCATTAAAGCGATTTGGAATTGAAGCGAATGGGCTTTCCTTTGATCTATTAATCGCCTCTTACCTGATTAATCCGTCTGAGAACCATCACGATATCCCGTCTATCAGCCAGCGTACGTTAAAGACGCCAATTTCGTATGATGAGAATGTGTATGGCAAAGGGGCGAAAATGAAGGTTCCTGAACAGAGCGTTCTCGCAGAGCATGTTGTAAGGAAGACAGATGCACTATTTCAGATGAAGTCACAAGTTGTGGAACAACTTCAAGAAAACGAACAAAGAGAGCTCTTCAATGAGCTTGAGATGCCACTATCCACAATCTTAGGGAATATGGAGCATACAGGTGTAAAGCTTGATTTAGAACGACTAAACGCAATGGGCGAAGAATTAAAAGAGCGCTTGGGTCAAATTGAATCAGACGTTTATGAGTTGGCAGGTGAAACCTTTAACTTGAACTCACCGAAACAGCTAGGCCCAATCCTATTTGAAAAGCTAGAACTCCCGGTTATTAAAAAGACTAAGACGGGTTACTCGACATCGGCTGATATACTAGAGCAATTGCGTGATAAGCATGAAATCATTCCTAAGATTCTAATCTACCGTCAACTTGGCAAGCTGCAGTCCACTTATATTGAAGGATTGCTGAAGCTTGTGACAGAAGATGAGCACAAAATCCATACTCGTTTCAACCAAGCGCTAACCCAAACGGGTCGTCTCAGTTCGACTGAACCGAACTTGCAGAACATTCCAATTCGATTAGAAGAAGGACGTAAGATTCGTCAAGCCTTTATCCCTTCTGTATCAGGTTGGAAAATCTTTGCCGCAGACTACTCTCAAATCGAATTGCGCGTATTAGCACATATCGCGAACGACGATAAGTTGATTCAAGCCTTTAATGATAGTGAGGACATTCACACGAAAACGGCAATGGATGTCTTTCATGTTAATAAAGAAGACGTAACAGACCAAATGCGTCGACAAGCGAAAGCGGTCAACTTTGGAATTGTCTATGGAATCAGTGATTTTGGCTTGTCTCAAAGCCTTGGGATCTCAAGGAAGGAAGCTAAAACGTTTATCGAACGTTATCTCGAGAGCTATCCTGGAGTAAAAGATTATATGGAAGAAGTCGTACAAAATGCGAAACAAACTGGTTACGTAACAACACTAATGAACCGTCGCCGTTACTTACCTGATTTAACAAGTCGTAACTTTAATCAAAAGAGTGCGGCTGAGCGTACAGCTATGAACACTCCTATTCAAGGCACTGCTGCAGACATTATTAAGAAAGCCATGATTGACTTGCATGAACGTCTTGAAGAAGAACAGTTCGAAGCGAATTTGTTGCTTCAAGTACACGATGAACTTATTCTAGAAGCTCCAGAACACGAACTAGAGAAATTGAAAGATGTTGTTGTCGATGTGATGGAACACACTATTGAATTGAGCGTGCCACTGAAGGTCGATTATTCTTATGGGCCTACGTGGTACGATGCAAAATAGAAGGAGGCACGAGTGCACCAATGCCTGAACTCCCAGAAGTTGAAACGGTTAAACGAACCTTAGACCAGCTTATCCTTAATAAAACCGTTCAAGATATTGAAGTGAAATGGGATAACATCATTCAAAGGCCGAAAGAGGTTCAAGAATTTATTGAACTGCTTGTTGACCAGACTGTTCAATCCGTATCGAGAAGAGGCAAGTTTCTTCTCATCTATTTTGATACTCATGTCCTTGTCTCCCATCTAAGGATGGAAGGTAAGTATGCGGTTCATCCAACAGATGCGGAGGTGGCGAACCATACCCATGTCCTCTTTCACTTTACCGATGGTACAGACCTCAGATATCAAGATGTGCGGAAGTTTGGTACGATGCATATCTTTCAAATCGGAGAGGAATTTAATCACGCGCCTCTGAATCAACTGGGACCAGAACCATTTAGCGACTCGTTTACAGCGGATTATCTTTATGAACGCTTGCACCGTACGAGTCGACATGTGAAGACGGCCCTCTTGGATCAGACCGTTGTGGCGGGGCTTGGCAACATCTACGTTGATGAAGTGTTATTCAACGCGGGCATTCATCCAATGAGGCGTGGGATGGACCTTACCCATGGTGAGACCGAAGTACTTGTGAAAGAAACGGCAGCTGTTCTAGCCTCCTCTATTGAACAAGGGGGCTCTACCATTCGTACTTATTTGAATTCACAAGGTCAAATTGGTTCGTTCCAGAAACAGCTGAACGTCTATTCAAAGGAAGATGAACCTTGTGTTACTTGTGGAGCACCAATTGTGAAGATGAAAGTCGGTCAACGAGGCACACACGTATGTCTTAATTGTCAGAAGTAACTGCGAACAGAATAGAACCCTCCTCCATATACTACTCGTAAAAAAACGGAGGAGGATTCTTTGTTTATGACAGAACTTGCGACATTACTCCTACTTGCGTTTGCTGTCAGTCTTGATAGTTTCACAGTAGGATTTACGTACGGGATGAGGAAGATTGTACTGTCATTTAAAGCAATCCTATTCATTGCGATAATTTCAGCAGGAACGTTTTTCGTGTCGATGCTGATAGGTAAATTTCTATCGTCTTTATTGTCGCCACATTACACAGAGTGGATTGGCGGCATGATTCTTATAGGGATTGGGACATGGGTTGTATTTCAAGTGTTCCGCTCGAACGAAGAAGACCATGAGCACCACCCTTACTTATTGAATTGGGAAATTAAATCGCTAGGCCTTGTTGTTCAGATACTGAGAACCCCAATGACAGCGGATATTGATCGTTCAGGTAAGATTAATGGCATTGAGATTCTATTGTTGGGTTTAGCTTTATCCATTGACGCGTTCGGTGCGGGGATTGGAGCAGCCTTGCTAGGATTTGCACCAGTGCTAACTGCCTTATTCGTGGCGGGGATGAGCAGTTTGTTTTTGTATGCCGGCTTAACAAGTGGGCGAATTCTGTCTTATTGGAGATGGATGCAGAATTTATCCTTTTTACCGGGTATTATTTTAATCCTACTCGGTGTAATGAAGATGACGTGAAAGAGAGGGGAGAGATCCCGTGAGTCTCGTAATTGGATTAACAGGAAGTATTGCAACGGGTAAGAGTACTGTTGCGTCTATGATTAAAGATATGAATATTCCGGTCATCGATGCTGATGAACTGTCAAGAGAAGTAGTCGAACCTGGTGAAGCAGCGTATCAGCAAATTAAAGAAACCTTCGGTGAAGGTGTGTTTCAAACGGATGGTTTCTTAGACCGTAAAGCGCTTGGGCGTATCATATTTAATGATGAAGAGAAACGAAAACAATTAAATGATATTGTACACCCTGCTGTCCGTGAGCGAATGCTTGAAAAGCGGGATGATTACGTAGAACAGGGGACACGCGCCGTTGTTCTAGATATACCTTTGTTATTTGAAAGTGGGTTATCTCACTATGTAGACCGTACATTAGTAGTGGCAGTTGATGAGGACACACAGCTTAAGCGACTAATGGAGCGAGATGAAAGTACAAGAGAAGAAGCGTTGAGTCGCATAAATGCCCAGATTCCAATCAGTGAGAAGGCTGAGATGGCAGATGCAGCGATAGACAACAGTGATACGAAAGAGCAGACGTTGCAACAGCTACAGTCAATCCTTTGGTATTGGGACGCTTGGGAAGGGACTGAGTAACCTCGGTCCCTTTTTTTATGTATACATAATCAGCAGTGGGAGTATGGTGATAGTGGCGGGAAGTATTGCCAAAAAAGGATGTCAATCTCGTTCTAATTGTGTTACACTTTTTATAAAATAA
This genomic interval from Pontibacillus halophilus JSM 076056 = DSM 19796 contains the following:
- a CDS encoding response regulator transcription factor; this encodes MAQRILIVDDEESIVTLLKYNIEQSGFETEVAYTGREALDQANEQSFDLIVLDVMLPEMDGMEVCKQLRQKQVDTPILMLTAKDDEFDKVLGLELGADDYLTKPFSPREVVARIKAILRRSIARVNETKDDMEEIALGDLKIYPEQYEATIKGQGLEFTPKEFELLLYLTKNKGRVLSRDQLLSAVWNYDFVGDTRIVDVHISHLREKIEPDTKKPVYIKTIRGLGYKMEDPTRDA
- the pnpS gene encoding two-component system histidine kinase PnpS codes for the protein MRNTYSRPFLTYSILAILLMLGLGLILGQLTRNFVVDVIEERVEDEAVFLSNTLEGQSDLRDLDGLSRDLDLGLAFISSSGEILHNSASEKLELTDVEDEHFKAYMNEIENGDHRNKQGTIKENLFFYPFEINSPQLEGSLIVVVTIDSLSNITSNIWLLIAATLLIAIVVMVILGKNIFEKYVKPIRSASRVANELAEGNYRARTYEGHFGEAAQLTHSINVLARNLQEMTMQQEMQQDRLEAVINNMGSGLMLIDEKGYINLVNRAFLESFGGGKFDYLGFLYYEAVDQEEIHKSVKSVFMTEDRVRESFILPLQIERRFMEVVGAPIFSEGKEWKGVVLVFHDITELKNLEQMRKDFVANVSHELKTPITSIRGFSETLLEGAMDDAGLREQFLSIILKESQRLQSLITDLLELSKLEKEEFQLQLEQVQIKELIEDIVPIVLHQAQEKGVSLETDLTVNPVIEGDSARLKQVIINLITNAINYTQQSGSVYVHLSELQHEIKIAVTDTGVGIPEEDIPRIFERFYRVDKARSRNSGGTGLGLAIVKHIVEAHQGRIEVESVYEEGTTFYIYLPKSLLKVNKQFN
- the hflK gene encoding FtsH protease activity modulator HflK, whose protein sequence is MTLKQIYMYMGLLVGIILLGVVAITSWYTVDESEQAVILTFGEAEESITQPGLHFKMPWPVQSVEKLSKETFSLDFGFSDEDGEKANEVKMITGDDYIVMADLVVQWKITEPNKYLFNATNPEHILNNATSASLRGVIGSSEIDEALTNGKADIENRVRENLIGLIETYDIGISVLDVKLQEVDLPNEDVRKAFTKVTDAKETKNTKQNEAEKYKNQQTEEALGEKDAIISRAEGDKVERIEKAKGDVAQFNALYSEYEQNKEVTRDRLIIETLEDVLPQAKIYIMNDDGNTMKYLPLDPANTKKEVVPPKEEQNQAEEGESSNE
- the hflC gene encoding protease modulator HflC — its product is MSDETFQEANQSNSQMARRFIKIGLGVLALVLLLVVLFNSFLIVKEGEYKVIRQFGEVVRVEDDPGLKFKIPLLQTVTTLSNKRMVYDVTEKEINSLDKKRMIIDNYSVWEITDPVQMINNARTVVNAETRMGEFIFSVVRSELGQMNRSEIINEEESSRGHLNEQVTKRVNELLERDQYGIRVVDVRIKRTDLPDENEAAVYNRMISERESKAQEYLSQGDADKKRITAETDKNVKEMLAKANKEASEIRAEGEREAAQIYNDAFSKDADFYQLYRTLDSYKKTINEETTIILPQDSPYAEMLTGYFN
- the polA gene encoding DNA polymerase I, whose translation is MTNKLVLLDGNSIAYRAFFALPLLSNDKGIHTNAVYGFTTMLLKILEDEQPSHLLVAFDAGKTTFRHKTYEEYKGGREKTPSELSEQFPVIRELLDHFGIRHYELPQYEADDIIGTLARQAEQEGFDVKVISGDRDLLQLVSERVSVAMTKKGITNIETYTPSFMEEKVGVRTDQFIDLKALMGDSSDNIPGVPGVGEKTAVKLLTQFGNLDSIYDNLDQVSGKKLKEKLETNKEEAYMSQQLVTIEVAAPIEVGLADVNYDGYDTTEVSRYFKELGFQSLMGRITGEEVEEATPEDLPELHFTILEEVKEEHLGQPAALVVEMLGENYHTAEVEGIGLVHEAGAYFIPTSVAMESELFKSWLEDSQQEKYVFDSKKTYVALKRFGIEANGLSFDLLIASYLINPSENHHDIPSISQRTLKTPISYDENVYGKGAKMKVPEQSVLAEHVVRKTDALFQMKSQVVEQLQENEQRELFNELEMPLSTILGNMEHTGVKLDLERLNAMGEELKERLGQIESDVYELAGETFNLNSPKQLGPILFEKLELPVIKKTKTGYSTSADILEQLRDKHEIIPKILIYRQLGKLQSTYIEGLLKLVTEDEHKIHTRFNQALTQTGRLSSTEPNLQNIPIRLEEGRKIRQAFIPSVSGWKIFAADYSQIELRVLAHIANDDKLIQAFNDSEDIHTKTAMDVFHVNKEDVTDQMRRQAKAVNFGIVYGISDFGLSQSLGISRKEAKTFIERYLESYPGVKDYMEEVVQNAKQTGYVTTLMNRRRYLPDLTSRNFNQKSAAERTAMNTPIQGTAADIIKKAMIDLHERLEEEQFEANLLLQVHDELILEAPEHELEKLKDVVVDVMEHTIELSVPLKVDYSYGPTWYDAK
- the mutM gene encoding DNA-formamidopyrimidine glycosylase, which encodes MPELPEVETVKRTLDQLILNKTVQDIEVKWDNIIQRPKEVQEFIELLVDQTVQSVSRRGKFLLIYFDTHVLVSHLRMEGKYAVHPTDAEVANHTHVLFHFTDGTDLRYQDVRKFGTMHIFQIGEEFNHAPLNQLGPEPFSDSFTADYLYERLHRTSRHVKTALLDQTVVAGLGNIYVDEVLFNAGIHPMRRGMDLTHGETEVLVKETAAVLASSIEQGGSTIRTYLNSQGQIGSFQKQLNVYSKEDEPCVTCGAPIVKMKVGQRGTHVCLNCQK
- the coaE gene encoding dephospho-CoA kinase (Dephospho-CoA kinase (CoaE) performs the final step in coenzyme A biosynthesis.) → MSLVIGLTGSIATGKSTVASMIKDMNIPVIDADELSREVVEPGEAAYQQIKETFGEGVFQTDGFLDRKALGRIIFNDEEKRKQLNDIVHPAVRERMLEKRDDYVEQGTRAVVLDIPLLFESGLSHYVDRTLVVAVDEDTQLKRLMERDESTREEALSRINAQIPISEKAEMADAAIDNSDTKEQTLQQLQSILWYWDAWEGTE